In Horticoccus luteus, the following proteins share a genomic window:
- a CDS encoding ArnT family glycosyltransferase produces MRLGTNSSPTSTNAALPRWAWLAVALLLAAHAWFAWSGKREWGVTGDEIAHVVAGRAYWAWNDYRLQPENGNLPQRWAALPATLADTRLPPASTPEWATSDVWVLGHKYLFELHNDTAWLLSSARAMNVVWSVGVAFLVFLWARRFFGLLGGFVALVFCCADPTMLAHGALATSDMCMAFFFLAAVTAWDWHLRRLDVRSGLVSALVLGLACVAKFSAVLLGPMFVLIAVAHFALAANKWPWPRLALSVGGHLVTAWIVIWAFFGFRWAAVAPGGLAFDHFIFPWPDLLHDAGGAGLILGWLRTLHALPEAFLYGFNHVLVYSQQRAAFLDGDYSIHGWVRFFPLAFLYKSPLALLFALPVSAAIVLTRLGVERARRRRALDRAAPLLALLLVYGASALCTHLNIGQRHLLPLYPVCFIATGALGWRWRFAPWRVGALIGALLIGLVVGVARVHPHELAFFNAAAGGPQRGYLHLVDSSLDWGQDLPGLKKWLAAHAGDERVFLAYFGSDEPDHYRIAATRLPFVNGYHTPSVWYEPGAGLYCVSATMLQADYLPGRGDWTADTEREYQQLRALAPAFARYAQDPAARPALDRDASPSQWHTAWGRFDALRFVRLCHYLRVKPPLAQIGGSIFVYRLSADEVNTACDGDLHALLRLIETQARR; encoded by the coding sequence ATGCGCCTTGGGACCAATTCCAGCCCTACGTCGACTAACGCCGCGTTGCCCCGCTGGGCCTGGCTCGCCGTCGCGCTCCTCCTCGCCGCGCACGCGTGGTTCGCATGGAGTGGCAAACGCGAGTGGGGCGTCACCGGCGACGAGATCGCGCACGTCGTCGCAGGTCGCGCGTATTGGGCGTGGAACGATTACCGGCTGCAGCCGGAAAATGGCAACCTGCCCCAGCGTTGGGCCGCCCTGCCTGCCACACTCGCCGACACGCGTCTGCCGCCCGCGTCCACGCCCGAATGGGCTACCTCCGACGTCTGGGTGCTCGGGCACAAATACCTCTTCGAACTCCATAACGACACCGCGTGGCTCCTCTCCAGTGCGCGCGCGATGAACGTCGTCTGGAGCGTCGGCGTCGCGTTCCTCGTCTTTCTCTGGGCGCGACGGTTCTTCGGTCTGCTGGGCGGATTCGTCGCATTGGTCTTCTGCTGCGCCGATCCGACGATGCTCGCCCACGGCGCACTCGCCACCTCCGACATGTGCATGGCGTTTTTCTTCCTCGCCGCCGTCACCGCGTGGGACTGGCACTTGCGCAGGCTCGATGTTCGCTCGGGCCTGGTAAGCGCGCTTGTGCTTGGCCTCGCCTGCGTCGCGAAGTTCTCCGCCGTCCTCCTCGGTCCGATGTTCGTTTTGATCGCGGTGGCGCACTTTGCTCTCGCTGCGAACAAATGGCCGTGGCCGCGACTGGCGCTGAGTGTGGGCGGGCACCTCGTCACGGCGTGGATCGTCATCTGGGCGTTCTTCGGTTTCCGTTGGGCGGCCGTGGCTCCGGGCGGTCTAGCGTTCGATCATTTTATTTTTCCGTGGCCGGACCTGCTCCATGACGCGGGCGGCGCCGGCTTGATCCTCGGGTGGCTCCGCACACTGCACGCGTTGCCGGAAGCGTTTCTCTACGGGTTCAATCACGTGCTCGTCTACTCGCAGCAACGCGCCGCGTTTCTCGACGGCGATTACAGCATTCACGGCTGGGTGCGCTTCTTCCCGCTGGCATTTCTCTACAAATCTCCCCTCGCGCTCCTGTTCGCGCTGCCGGTCTCCGCCGCCATTGTGCTGACGCGCCTCGGCGTTGAGCGCGCTCGCCGGCGCCGTGCTCTCGACCGCGCAGCCCCGTTGCTCGCCCTGCTGCTCGTTTACGGTGCGTCCGCCCTCTGCACGCATCTCAACATCGGCCAGCGCCACCTTCTTCCGCTCTACCCGGTGTGCTTCATCGCGACCGGCGCGCTCGGCTGGCGTTGGCGTTTTGCACCTTGGCGCGTGGGCGCGCTGATCGGCGCGCTGCTCATCGGCCTCGTCGTGGGCGTGGCCCGCGTGCATCCGCACGAGCTCGCGTTTTTCAACGCCGCCGCCGGCGGCCCGCAGCGCGGCTATCTGCATCTCGTCGACAGCTCCCTCGACTGGGGCCAGGACCTGCCCGGCTTGAAAAAATGGCTTGCTGCGCACGCCGGCGATGAACGCGTCTTCCTCGCCTACTTCGGCTCCGACGAGCCTGACCACTATCGCATCGCCGCCACGCGCCTGCCGTTCGTCAACGGCTACCACACCCCTTCCGTGTGGTATGAGCCGGGCGCCGGCCTCTACTGCGTCAGCGCCACGATGCTGCAGGCCGACTACCTGCCCGGCCGCGGTGACTGGACCGCCGATACCGAACGCGAGTATCAACAACTCCGCGCTCTCGCGCCCGCTTTCGCCCGCTACGCGCAGGACCCGGCCGCGCGCCCCGCCCTCGATCGCGACGCTTCTCCGTCGCAATGGCACACCGCGTGGGGCCGGTTCGACGCCCTGCGTTTCGTGCGGCTCTGTCACTACTTGCGCGTGAAGCCACCCCTCGCGCAAATCGGCGGCTCGATCTTCGTCTACCGCCTCAGCGCCGACGAAGTGAACACCGCCTGCGACGGCGATCTCCACGCGTTGCTCCGCCTCATCGAGACGCAGGCGCGCCGCTGA
- a CDS encoding cation diffusion facilitator family transporter, which produces MTNLTPAHAATQERARASARLVLRGMGLNAVLALAKFAGGILGHTYALIADGAESLLDILSSLLVWMGFKVAGRPPDANHPFGHGKAEPLAALAVAGFIFLVALWIGWHAVHEIVTPHRGPHWATLPLLAGIVAVKIWFSRRLHAAGETAGSTALGVEAMHHWADAVTSGAAFVGIAIAVIGGKGFETADDWAALFACVVIAFNGVLMAGRALRDVMDTAVPDQIEQRVRAYALAVPGVRELDKCRVRKSGLSHLVDIHVRVDGALSVRAGHDIAHAVKDALLAAPLHITDVSVHVEPV; this is translated from the coding sequence GTGACCAACCTCACGCCGGCCCACGCAGCCACGCAGGAACGCGCCCGAGCGAGCGCGCGGCTGGTGCTGCGCGGGATGGGCCTCAATGCGGTGCTCGCGCTGGCGAAATTCGCGGGCGGCATCCTTGGTCACACGTATGCGTTGATCGCGGACGGAGCGGAGTCGTTGCTCGACATCCTGTCCTCGTTGTTGGTGTGGATGGGCTTCAAGGTCGCGGGGCGGCCGCCCGATGCGAACCATCCGTTTGGGCATGGCAAAGCGGAGCCGCTCGCGGCGCTTGCGGTGGCGGGGTTCATCTTTCTGGTGGCGCTGTGGATCGGCTGGCATGCGGTGCACGAGATCGTCACGCCGCACCGGGGGCCGCATTGGGCGACGTTGCCGCTGCTCGCGGGCATCGTGGCCGTGAAGATCTGGTTCTCGCGACGGTTGCACGCTGCGGGCGAAACGGCGGGAAGCACGGCACTCGGCGTCGAGGCGATGCATCATTGGGCGGACGCGGTGACGTCGGGCGCGGCGTTTGTGGGCATCGCGATTGCGGTGATCGGCGGCAAGGGTTTCGAGACGGCGGACGATTGGGCGGCGTTATTTGCCTGCGTGGTGATCGCGTTCAACGGCGTGCTGATGGCCGGGCGGGCGTTGCGTGATGTGATGGATACAGCGGTGCCCGACCAGATCGAGCAGCGGGTGCGCGCGTATGCGCTGGCGGTGCCGGGCGTGCGCGAGCTCGACAAATGCCGTGTGCGGAAAAGCGGACTGAGCCATCTCGTCGACATCCATGTGCGGGTCGATGGAGCGTTGTCCGTGCGGGCGGGCCACGACATCGCGCATGCGGTGAAAGATGCTTTGCTGGCGGCGCCGTTGCATATCACGGACGTGTCGGTGCACGTCGAGCCGGTGTAG
- a CDS encoding acetolactate synthase produces MAESKTTLSSDPIKQFSVFTPNRVGRLFDLTALLRDHNVHIMALTVLDTTDSAIVRFIVDDVEQARELMINNDFAYTECEVLGVEIDDEGDLKRVLSSLLEAEINIHYIYSFIKRPADRAALVINAEDIDVAAHCLNTCGFRVLTRRDITR; encoded by the coding sequence ATGGCGGAATCCAAGACCACGCTCAGCAGCGATCCCATCAAGCAGTTCTCGGTTTTCACGCCGAACCGCGTCGGCCGGCTCTTCGACCTTACCGCCCTGCTGCGCGATCACAACGTCCACATCATGGCGCTCACGGTCCTCGACACCACCGACAGCGCGATCGTGCGCTTCATCGTCGACGACGTGGAGCAGGCCCGCGAGCTGATGATCAACAACGATTTTGCCTACACCGAATGCGAAGTGCTCGGCGTGGAGATCGACGACGAGGGCGATTTGAAACGCGTGCTCAGTTCGCTCCTCGAGGCCGAGATCAACATCCACTACATCTACAGCTTCATCAAACGCCCCGCTGATCGCGCCGCCCTCGTCATCAACGCCGAGGATATCGATGTCGCCGCGCATTGCCTTAACACCTGCGGCTTCCGCGTCCTTACCCGCCGCGACATCACGCGCTGA
- a CDS encoding heparinase II/III domain-containing protein, translated as MSPLRCLSAAALALAVVTVGFAVRDPWFPDGPVQPPIPRGVPLPPITRTLQFPLKTARTLHSDAEIAQARANVKAFPSARAIADKILADAAYWTTWTDDALRDLVTTADVTRAVDLCPDGCPVHGRKIFETSTGTSYPWIVDPHHPFKVKCPIGGETYPDNDYGAYYHSGFKDRSSLTGKIVDDGWGWVAPDGKRYWFVAHANHMLWQRLELDGRSINSAILTLSRAYLLTGDRAYAHRAAVLLQRVAEVYPAMNYEQQSREGQLMGEQGTRYTGKIVNAIWEAYQVVPELAEGYDNIWETIDRDTALQKFSGRTGPQIRASIEANYLEDAIDAYFADQIRGNYGTHQRALLLLAVVRQHGDNRRYVDEVLHRADGHFLRVGFDYALYDLVFRDGAAHESPDYNFVWPRIFAASAELLKKLGYDMSVLPRLHRMFDEPLDFITTGTHSPALGDSKTIDAPLIGDDALVYQRAWRLYGDSRYAAFLAGIGATGDHSFTSYDALFSPALPVAATPTDGRAVPPQPSHVLTGYGYALLNNPADTRSLGLYYGEHLNHFHYDRLHFDLFAYGRPLTPDLGYPDAANEFNPGIFTWSKTTISHNTVTVDARRQNANPAGTLRFFADGPHTRALSVDAPGTYPATTTYRRTLVMVDLPAAAHSPDRGYVVDFFDVAGGHQHDYSLHGPPGEFSVSAETNLTPPAPGTLAGENVALGEIYDDPVLGAKDYKGSYLRYAGSGFQHLFNVQHVQSGSDFTYAQYIDAKNPQARLRIRILPQPGQDIILADAHVSPIKHPALLKYLIARRTGPAGAPLASTFVSVLEPFPDQPFLVSATPAPVAGPAEARAVIVRRAPDAQGGVRDLIVHSAHGPVRVDSAGLPPLETDAEVAVVTLDAAQHPVRVFFAQGTYFRLGALQFSAAPLEGQIVSVNPATNTIGVRINSVAPPDLATLTGRVFAVKNAQHTDAFTIASARIDGRTLVLAIKEDLRVGLARVATATPDQLTTNTPLYLAAVYPGTMLTTRAFQPLGTVTRCQDGVLQLAAPRPAHLPVNPGDDVWLLGVALGDRVTLPTVFNWQQP; from the coding sequence GTGTCACCTCTTCGCTGTCTGAGTGCCGCCGCGCTGGCCTTGGCTGTCGTCACCGTCGGCTTTGCTGTGCGCGATCCGTGGTTTCCCGACGGCCCCGTCCAGCCGCCGATCCCGCGCGGCGTGCCGCTTCCGCCAATCACGCGCACCCTGCAATTCCCCTTGAAGACCGCGCGCACCCTGCACAGCGACGCCGAGATCGCCCAGGCCCGCGCCAACGTGAAGGCGTTTCCCTCCGCTCGCGCCATCGCCGACAAAATCCTCGCCGACGCCGCCTACTGGACGACGTGGACCGACGACGCGTTGCGCGATCTCGTCACCACCGCTGACGTCACCCGCGCCGTCGACCTCTGTCCCGACGGCTGCCCCGTTCACGGCCGCAAGATTTTCGAAACCTCCACCGGCACGTCCTACCCATGGATCGTCGACCCGCACCACCCTTTCAAGGTCAAGTGCCCAATCGGCGGCGAGACCTATCCCGACAACGACTACGGCGCCTACTACCACAGCGGCTTCAAGGACCGCTCCTCGCTCACCGGCAAAATCGTCGACGATGGCTGGGGCTGGGTCGCCCCCGACGGCAAACGCTACTGGTTCGTCGCCCATGCCAATCACATGCTCTGGCAGCGCCTCGAACTCGACGGCCGCTCCATCAACAGCGCCATCCTCACCCTCAGCCGCGCCTACCTCTTGACCGGCGATCGCGCCTACGCCCATCGCGCCGCCGTCCTCCTCCAACGCGTGGCCGAAGTTTATCCCGCGATGAACTACGAGCAGCAGTCGCGCGAGGGCCAGCTCATGGGCGAGCAGGGCACGCGCTACACCGGCAAAATCGTCAACGCCATCTGGGAAGCTTACCAAGTCGTCCCCGAACTCGCCGAAGGCTACGACAACATCTGGGAGACGATCGACCGCGACACCGCCCTTCAAAAATTCTCCGGCCGCACGGGCCCGCAGATCCGCGCCAGCATCGAGGCCAACTATCTTGAGGACGCCATTGATGCGTATTTCGCCGATCAAATCCGCGGCAACTACGGCACGCACCAACGCGCCCTCCTCCTCCTCGCCGTCGTCCGGCAGCATGGCGACAACCGCCGCTACGTCGACGAAGTGCTCCATCGCGCCGACGGCCACTTCCTGCGCGTCGGTTTCGATTACGCCCTCTACGATCTGGTCTTCCGCGACGGCGCCGCGCACGAGTCGCCCGATTACAATTTCGTCTGGCCCCGTATTTTCGCCGCGTCCGCCGAGCTGTTGAAAAAACTCGGTTACGACATGTCGGTGCTCCCGCGCCTCCACCGCATGTTCGACGAACCGCTCGACTTCATCACCACGGGCACGCACTCGCCCGCGCTCGGCGACAGCAAGACCATCGACGCTCCGCTGATCGGCGACGACGCCCTCGTGTATCAACGCGCGTGGCGCCTCTACGGGGACTCACGCTACGCCGCATTTCTCGCCGGCATCGGCGCCACCGGCGATCACAGCTTCACGAGCTACGACGCGCTCTTCTCCCCCGCCCTGCCCGTCGCGGCGACCCCCACCGACGGCCGGGCCGTCCCGCCGCAACCCTCGCACGTCCTCACCGGCTACGGCTACGCCCTCCTCAACAATCCCGCCGACACCCGCTCGCTCGGCCTCTACTACGGCGAACATCTCAACCACTTTCACTACGACCGACTGCACTTCGATCTCTTCGCCTACGGCCGCCCCCTGACGCCCGATCTCGGTTATCCCGACGCAGCCAACGAATTCAACCCCGGCATCTTCACGTGGTCCAAGACCACCATCTCGCATAACACTGTCACCGTCGACGCCCGCCGCCAGAACGCCAACCCCGCCGGCACCTTGCGCTTCTTTGCGGATGGGCCGCACACTCGCGCCCTCTCCGTCGATGCGCCCGGCACCTATCCCGCCACCACCACCTACCGCCGCACGCTCGTGATGGTCGATCTGCCCGCCGCCGCCCACAGCCCCGACCGCGGCTACGTGGTCGATTTCTTCGACGTCGCCGGCGGCCACCAGCACGACTACAGCCTGCACGGTCCGCCGGGTGAGTTCTCCGTCTCCGCCGAGACCAATCTCACTCCGCCCGCGCCCGGCACGCTCGCCGGCGAAAATGTGGCGCTCGGCGAGATTTACGACGATCCCGTGCTCGGCGCGAAAGATTACAAGGGCAGTTACCTGCGCTACGCCGGCTCCGGCTTCCAACACCTCTTCAACGTCCAACACGTCCAGAGCGGCTCGGATTTTACCTATGCGCAATATATCGATGCAAAGAATCCGCAGGCCCGGCTCCGCATCCGCATTTTGCCGCAGCCCGGCCAGGACATCATTCTGGCCGACGCCCACGTTTCCCCCATCAAACATCCCGCGCTGCTCAAATATCTCATCGCTCGTCGCACTGGCCCGGCGGGCGCGCCGCTTGCGAGCACGTTCGTGTCCGTGCTCGAGCCGTTTCCTGATCAACCCTTCCTCGTCAGCGCAACGCCAGCGCCCGTCGCGGGTCCCGCCGAGGCCCGCGCGGTCATCGTCCGCCGCGCGCCCGATGCGCAAGGCGGCGTGCGCGACCTCATCGTTCACAGCGCGCATGGCCCCGTCCGCGTCGACTCCGCCGGCCTGCCTCCACTCGAGACCGACGCCGAAGTCGCCGTCGTGACGCTCGACGCCGCGCAGCATCCCGTTCGCGTTTTCTTCGCTCAGGGAACCTATTTCCGCCTCGGCGCGCTGCAATTCTCCGCCGCGCCGCTCGAAGGCCAAATCGTGAGCGTCAACCCCGCCACCAACACCATCGGCGTGCGGATCAACTCCGTCGCCCCGCCCGATCTCGCGACTCTGACGGGCCGTGTTTTTGCCGTGAAAAACGCCCAACACACCGATGCGTTCACCATCGCCTCCGCCCGCATCGACGGCCGCACGCTGGTGCTCGCGATCAAGGAAGACCTCCGCGTCGGTCTCGCCCGCGTCGCCACCGCCACGCCCGATCAGCTCACCACCAATACGCCGCTCTACCTCGCCGCGGTTTACCCAGGCACGATGCTGACCACCCGTGCGTTTCAGCCGCTCGGCACCGTCACCCGTTGCCAAGACGGCGTGCTCCAACTTGCCGCGCCGCGACCCGCCCATCTTCCCGTCAACCCCGGCGATGATGTCTGGCTGCTGGGCGTCGCGCTCGGCGACCGCGTGACTCTTCCGACCGTGTTCAACTGGCAGCAACCGTAA
- a CDS encoding amidohydrolase family protein translates to MPNFPIVDTHLHIWNLDRLRYPWLAGVPMLNRNHLIDEYRRVCGPVQVAKMVFLQCEADFAQFQEEADWVTEMAAIDPRIRGIVPWAPLEKGDAAEADLARLAANPLIKGIRRIIQFEADQAFCLQPDFVRGVQLLPRHGLSFDLCVNHRQLANTIKLVRQCPNVSFVLDHIGKPDIKAGLLDPWRAELRELAAFPNVVCKMSGLVTEADFQKWTAADLRPYIDHVMDCFGFDRVMFGGDWPVASQATDYPRWVQTLDDALAGASPDECHKLYVRNAEAFYRV, encoded by the coding sequence ATGCCCAACTTCCCCATCGTCGACACTCATCTGCACATCTGGAATCTGGACCGCTTGCGTTATCCCTGGCTGGCGGGCGTGCCGATGTTGAACCGGAATCATCTCATCGACGAATACCGGCGCGTGTGCGGGCCGGTGCAGGTGGCGAAGATGGTGTTTCTCCAGTGCGAGGCGGACTTCGCGCAGTTTCAGGAGGAGGCGGATTGGGTGACGGAGATGGCGGCGATCGATCCGCGCATCCGCGGCATCGTGCCGTGGGCGCCGCTGGAAAAAGGCGACGCCGCGGAGGCGGATCTCGCGCGGCTCGCGGCGAATCCGTTGATCAAGGGCATCCGGCGCATCATCCAGTTCGAGGCGGATCAGGCGTTTTGTCTGCAGCCGGATTTCGTGCGCGGCGTGCAACTTCTGCCGCGGCACGGATTGTCGTTCGACCTTTGCGTCAACCACCGGCAGCTCGCCAACACGATCAAGCTCGTGCGGCAGTGTCCCAATGTGAGCTTCGTGCTCGATCACATCGGCAAGCCCGACATCAAGGCGGGGCTGCTTGATCCGTGGCGGGCGGAGTTGCGGGAGCTGGCGGCGTTTCCGAATGTGGTCTGCAAGATGTCGGGGCTCGTGACCGAGGCGGATTTCCAGAAATGGACGGCCGCCGATCTGCGGCCTTACATCGACCACGTGATGGATTGTTTCGGGTTCGACCGCGTGATGTTTGGCGGCGACTGGCCGGTGGCGTCGCAGGCGACGGATTATCCGCGCTGGGTGCAGACGCTGGACGATGCGCTCGCGGGCGCGTCGCCGGACGAATGCCACAAGCTCTACGTGCGCAACGCCGAGGCGTTTTACCGAGTGTAA
- a CDS encoding C-terminal binding protein translates to MSTLRALVTDHGFPNLKHEQAALDSIGAELVVAQCKTADDVIAAARDADALLVQWAPINAAVIAALTRCKVIVRYGIGVDNVDLAAAKARGIPVCNVPDYGVHEVAEHAVSLALALARQLPQIDRRFRAGTWKITPDKPMPSLRTSTFATAGFGRIARTAHGMMRAFGCKLIAYDPFVSTEAMAAEGVEKVELDQLFARADILSLHSPLTPETKHLVNARTLAQMKKTAIVVNTARGPLVDTVALAAALTDGTIGAAGLDVFEKEPLEADHPLRNAPNLLITSHLAWYSESSIPRLQQLAGEEVVRGLKGEPLKNVVNR, encoded by the coding sequence ATGAGCACACTACGCGCCCTCGTCACCGATCACGGTTTTCCCAATCTCAAGCACGAGCAGGCCGCGCTTGACTCGATCGGCGCGGAGCTGGTCGTGGCCCAATGCAAAACGGCGGACGACGTCATCGCAGCCGCCCGCGACGCCGATGCGTTGCTGGTGCAATGGGCGCCGATCAACGCCGCGGTGATTGCCGCGCTGACGCGTTGCAAGGTGATCGTGCGTTACGGCATCGGGGTGGACAACGTCGACCTCGCGGCGGCGAAGGCGCGCGGAATTCCGGTGTGCAACGTGCCGGACTACGGCGTGCATGAAGTGGCGGAACACGCGGTGTCCTTGGCGCTCGCGCTGGCGCGCCAACTGCCGCAGATCGACCGGCGTTTTCGCGCGGGCACGTGGAAAATCACCCCGGACAAGCCGATGCCGTCGCTGCGCACGTCGACGTTTGCGACGGCAGGTTTCGGGCGCATCGCGCGCACGGCGCATGGGATGATGCGGGCGTTCGGCTGCAAGCTGATCGCCTACGATCCGTTCGTGTCGACGGAAGCGATGGCGGCGGAAGGCGTGGAAAAGGTGGAGCTCGATCAGTTGTTTGCGCGCGCCGACATCCTGTCGCTCCACTCGCCGCTGACGCCGGAGACGAAGCATTTGGTGAATGCGCGCACGCTCGCGCAGATGAAGAAAACGGCGATTGTCGTGAACACCGCGCGCGGGCCGTTGGTGGATACGGTGGCGCTGGCGGCGGCGTTGACCGACGGCACGATCGGGGCGGCGGGCCTCGACGTTTTCGAGAAGGAGCCTCTTGAGGCGGACCATCCGTTGCGCAACGCGCCGAATCTCCTGATCACCTCGCACCTCGCGTGGTATAGCGAGAGCAGCATCCCGCGGCTGCAGCAGCTCGCGGGCGAGGAAGTGGTGCGCGGACTCAAGGGCGAACCGTTGAAGAATGTGGTCAACCGATAG
- a CDS encoding SDR family oxidoreductase gives MLTNPTRSPVSGRFKGKVALVTGGTNGIGHAIALELLREGAQVAVSGLPVDAEDGRRAFAAAGFEPLVVAGDMSDEVFCRRLVAETVAKFGRLDYLVNNAFSFIAKGLEATREDFLHSLKVGPLGFALMIQLTSVEMKKNGGGAVVNVSSISSWVAQPNRWTYNMSKGAVTQLTRCAALDLAPDNIRVNSISPGWIWTREVDKAAGGDRAKFDPIWGQYHMLGRMGHPVEMAGPALFLLSDDASFITGTDLPVDGGYNGIGPEGLGQTSKIAGSR, from the coding sequence ATGCTCACGAACCCCACGCGCTCGCCGGTCTCCGGACGTTTCAAAGGTAAAGTCGCGCTCGTCACAGGCGGCACCAACGGCATCGGCCATGCCATCGCGCTGGAGCTGCTGCGCGAGGGCGCGCAGGTGGCGGTGAGTGGTTTGCCGGTGGACGCGGAGGACGGCCGGCGGGCGTTTGCGGCGGCGGGTTTTGAACCGCTCGTCGTTGCGGGCGATATGTCGGACGAGGTGTTCTGCCGCCGGCTCGTGGCGGAAACGGTCGCGAAGTTCGGACGGCTCGACTACCTGGTGAACAACGCGTTTTCGTTCATCGCGAAAGGACTCGAGGCGACGCGCGAGGATTTTCTCCATTCGCTGAAAGTTGGTCCGCTGGGTTTCGCGTTGATGATCCAGCTCACCTCCGTGGAGATGAAGAAAAACGGCGGCGGCGCGGTGGTGAATGTGTCGAGCATCTCGTCGTGGGTCGCGCAGCCCAACCGCTGGACCTACAACATGTCGAAGGGCGCGGTGACGCAGCTCACGCGTTGCGCGGCGCTCGATCTCGCGCCGGACAACATCCGCGTGAACAGCATCAGCCCGGGGTGGATTTGGACGCGCGAGGTGGATAAAGCGGCGGGCGGTGATCGTGCGAAATTCGATCCGATCTGGGGCCAGTATCACATGCTCGGGCGCATGGGGCATCCGGTGGAGATGGCGGGCCCGGCGCTGTTTTTGTTGAGCGACGACGCATCGTTCATCACCGGCACGGACTTGCCCGTGGACGGTGGCTACAACGGAATCGGCCCCGAGGGGCTCGGGCAGACGAGCAAGATCGCGGGCTCGCGATAA
- a CDS encoding zinc-dependent alcohol dehydrogenase, whose translation MRTLFYPAFDQLEIRDVDLTPLRPDEVRVQVAACGICGSELETFKNHSPRRAPPIVMGHEFCGVIAETGADVRGWREGARVVSNSLVPCGRCVRCERGDTHLCAQRQIFGMHRPGAFADYVNVPARCLIPWPDNVPAEAAALAEPMANGLHVANLTRHLAVSTALVIGAGPIGLFCQQALQVVRGARVLVADLSPERLAVARKLGAARTINPREEDIVKVMQAETGGEGADLAVDAVGAGITKKASIEALRPGGGVVWIGLHENAMTLDSYAITLPERQVLGTYAAKIEELQQALDLMAAGKVDALSWVQRFPLEDGVTGFHRALAAKGNDIKVVIAP comes from the coding sequence ATGCGCACGCTCTTTTATCCGGCGTTCGACCAACTGGAGATCCGCGATGTGGACCTCACGCCACTGCGGCCGGACGAGGTGCGCGTGCAAGTCGCGGCGTGCGGAATCTGCGGGAGCGAACTCGAAACATTCAAGAATCACAGCCCGCGGCGAGCCCCGCCGATTGTGATGGGCCACGAGTTTTGCGGCGTGATTGCCGAGACCGGCGCCGACGTGCGCGGCTGGCGGGAAGGCGCACGCGTCGTGAGCAATTCCCTCGTGCCGTGCGGGCGTTGCGTGCGTTGCGAGCGCGGCGACACGCACCTGTGTGCGCAGCGGCAGATTTTCGGCATGCATCGGCCGGGTGCGTTTGCAGACTACGTCAACGTCCCGGCGCGCTGTCTCATTCCGTGGCCCGACAATGTGCCGGCGGAAGCGGCGGCGCTGGCGGAGCCGATGGCCAACGGCCTGCACGTGGCGAATCTCACGCGCCATCTCGCGGTGTCGACGGCCCTCGTGATTGGCGCAGGGCCGATCGGGTTGTTCTGCCAGCAGGCGTTGCAGGTTGTCCGCGGGGCGCGCGTCTTGGTGGCGGATCTCAGTCCCGAGCGTCTGGCGGTTGCCAGGAAACTCGGCGCGGCGCGCACGATCAATCCGCGCGAGGAAGACATTGTGAAGGTGATGCAGGCCGAGACGGGCGGCGAGGGCGCGGATCTGGCGGTCGATGCGGTGGGCGCGGGCATCACCAAGAAGGCGTCGATCGAAGCGCTGCGGCCGGGCGGCGGCGTGGTCTGGATCGGGCTGCACGAAAACGCGATGACGCTCGATTCCTACGCGATCACGTTGCCCGAGCGGCAGGTGCTCGGCACTTACGCGGCGAAGATCGAGGAGCTGCAGCAAGCGCTCGATCTCATGGCGGCGGGCAAGGTCGACGCGCTGAGCTGGGTGCAACGTTTCCCGCTCGAGGACGGGGTCACGGGATTTCACCGCGCGCTCGCCGCGAAGGGCAACGACATCAAAGTGGTCATCGCGCCCTGA